Proteins from one Anopheles nili chromosome 2, idAnoNiliSN_F5_01, whole genome shotgun sequence genomic window:
- the LOC128731331 gene encoding uncharacterized protein LOC128731331, protein MWCIRSINLLLVAVTLLIPTTYGLQCYSCSTDGSDLNCDDISVLETITCQAFSTNHPVQPVCGYKRLVESSNTSSERIWRGCAIGGECALLSRQGNEAFNSLYQMAACEECNENDCNGQRSTGLRASIDGVTWWCTVGLVVALLSKTG, encoded by the coding sequence ATGTGGTGCATACGCTCGATCAACCTACTGCTGGTCGCTGTAACGTTGCTCATTCCAACGACGTACGGTTTGCAGTGCTACAGCTGCAGCACCGACGGTAGTGATCTAAATTGCGATGACATCAGCGTGTTGGAGACCATCACTTGTCAGGCGTTCAGCACTAACCATCCGGTACAACCTGTCTGCGGGTACAAACGACTCGTAGAAAGCTCCAACACGTCCTCGGAGCGAATCTGGCGTGGTTGTGCCATCGGAGGAGAGTGCGCTCTGCTATCCCGACAGGGCAACGAGGCGTTTAATTCACTGTACCAAATGGCCGCTTGCGAGGAATGCAACGAGAATGATTGCAACGGCCAGCGTAGTACCGGGCTGAGGGCATCCATCGATGGGGTAACGTGGTGGTGTACAGTTGGGTTAGTTGTGGCATTACTGTCGAAAACAGGATAA